The region ATACTTGAATGTTTGTTCTTTACCGGTAGGATCCTCAGGACTGATAAAGATGTTGGTTGCCTGGGACAGCCTCTGCATGAACTGGGCAATGCTCTCCGTGTCGTTTTGGGCCTGACCCAGAGAGCCCATCATGGTGCTCAGGACGCCACGGACGATGCCCGTGAACAGCTCAGGGTTGAGGGCTTCGGCTCCAGCAGGGGCGTTGGGCGTGGGGTTGGGCCCTGCGGCAGGAGCAGGAGTGGTACCAGAGGGAGGCGGGGGTGGAGAGAAGATTGGTTGGGCCTAGAAAGGAAATGGAAACGAGGATTTGTTAACGTTACTTTGCTTTACTTGAAATGcagtgatgtctttaaatggaAAGCACTAAATGTATAGCACAAGTAACTCGCTTACTATCACCCCATCTGCCCTCTAGTGGACCATCAGGAGACATGGTGACGACTTTTGAAATGTGTCTTTACTGGTGCCAACACGACGtatattaatacattatatgtttttctacaaatttcttttttccctctttaacAAAAGTCTAATTTTTTTGATTGTTAAAAGTTGTCCAAATAGAGGTAGTCGAGTAggaactaaataaaataaagcatcaAATTGTCTCCAACAAAAAATTTAATAGTATGCACTCTACTGTATTTGTCAAATGAAATACCTTTATTTATATCCTTATTAGGTCTGACTGTATTTGAACATACTTGTTTCTTGAAAAATCTATTCAAACAATTTCCAAGAATCAAAATTCGATATGACATTTTTACTGATGCATTCCTTTCATATGATCTGTGTGCAGGTAACACGGGACTACAGAAATGATatgcaaataataaatataataataataaagtgcaATTTACATGCAGTCTATTAAATGCAGTCAAGCCAAACACTGACCTGCTGCATGAATTCACTCACTCCCTGGATGAAGGCTGGGACACCAGATGTGGTGACAGTAATGGAAGGGGCTCCTACAGGGCCCACACCGGCACCACCAGTTACCCCCAGGAGAGAACCCAGGAGCTGGCTGAGGTCTGGGGGCATCTCCTGGGACTGGGGCTCACTGGTGTTGGTCTCAGATTGGCTCGGTGGATTAGTAGTGTTGGCGGTAGGCGGAGGAGTTGGACCCGAgttggagaaagaaaaggaggagaaaccTGAGGAGgtttgagaggaggaggaaaaggaggaagaggaggatgtggacgtagaggaggaggatgtgacTGTTTGAccagctgtaaaaaaaataaaaaaaattcatcaTAATtacagaaaaattaaataataaagtgCAAATCTAAATGACTATATAATTATTTAGCTTACGCATTTGTCCTGGCAGCAAAAGCTGTCCAACCAGTCCACTAATCATCTGGTTGAGAGCAGCAGGGTTGAAAGCCTGTGGAGAAGCATTTTTCAATTAGTCTCAAATGTTGACAATCAGCCTCAAAAACAGGAACCAAATCAGGAAACATTATCCCCACCTGTCCTGGCTGCTGGCCCGGCATGGCAGCCCTCACATTGATGGTGGTTCCCCGAGTGCCAAAGGCTGGCGGGGGCATGTTTGGGGCAAAGGGGGGTCGGGTGAACACAACCCTGGCCTGGGGTTGGGGGCCAGCATGGGGAGGCGGCGGAGGAGCAGtaggggtggtggtgggtgtGTTAGGACCCGTGGTGGTGGTTGAGGAGTTGGCTGTGGAGCTGTAGCCAGGAGGGGTGGGCTGAGGTGCGGCTGGTTGGCCAGTGGCGGTGGTGGCGCTAGTAGCTACGGCAGCAGCGTACTGGCTGATCTGTTGCATAAGATTCCGCATAAAGTCAGGGGGGAGGGCACCTGAAGGGGGAAACGGAGAGCAATGAATTAGAATAACTTTATTTCTGTTATCAGCAAAAAATGATTTTCAGGAGTCACAAACAGAAGGCTTCATTTCTGATCCAAATCAATATACAAAGTATTCCATTCATCTTAGCGGTTGCAAGtaggaaaaaaagataaactgTTTTACATGACTAGACTGTGTTATGGAAAATTGAGTACGCCAAATGTATTATCAACTGTTTTTTACCTGGTTGTCCAGGCATTTGCTGTCCAGCTGCAGCAGGGTTTGCACCTGGgcctgcacatacacacaacaacacagaaataGTTTGAACTCCCTTGTACAATACTGAAGTTACTGCCAGTTTATCACTCCACAAAAGTGCATCTGCAATAACATAGCCATCACTCAACAAACATGGGGGGAATAAAGAGCTTGTAAATCAGATAAGTTTCATTCTTCACATCACTCTGACTGTGGCAGCAGTGCATGTGTGATGCAGTAGTGTGGTATGTGCGATCATGTAACTCCAACGCACTGCCGCCCAGCAACGTGACACACAACTTTGACACAAAGTGACAACACAGCTTTGATGGAGCATTCAATCAGTGGCGGGTAGGGGACAACACACCATCCGTGTTCATCTGCATCATGACCACCGGGACTGCCTGGTGGCTGATCCTGATGACACGGGGGCCAGCCTGTCCCGGTCCAGCCTGCTGATTGGAGGGGGAAGTATGTGGGGAGGAAGTCTGTCCCTGACCTGCCTGCTCCGATTGGCCTGCCggctgggtgggcggggcttgtcCCTCAGTGCTGTTAGCTGCAACAGTCACTGTGGCACCCAGGTTCATCTGTCGGTGAGGATGCAAGGACAGTCAGTCTGATTACATGAAAGGTtcacattaataactaaaatatGCTTGCATTCACTTACTTGCACTGGAATGTGGTGGTGCACAGCTCCAGGTAGAGTGACTGGGGTGGCATAGTGGGAAAACGGCCGGACCACATGCAGGTGGCGGGGAACCGGGCTCATGAGGTTCAATCGCAGGTCACTGAGGGCCACAAGGGCGTTACCAAGGAGACGGAGACACTCCCATGTTAGGATGAGAGTGCGCtggtcctcctctctctcctgagaCACAAAAGAAACCATCTTGGGCAACTTCTTATAATGACAATTATATAATCTATACAGGATTTTGAGCATTAAAGGcaaagttcaacattttggtgtaatatgcttatttgctttcttgaccagagttagatgagaagattgataccactcttgtGTCTGTTTGGTAAATACAAAGCTACCACCAGCAGCCagctaacttagcttagcacaaagattggaaacagagggaaaccgCTATCCTGGCTCTGTTCAGCGATAACAGAATTCACCTacaagcacctctaaagctcacaaatTGACACGTATCTTTGACAGATTAATCCCTACAAAAACtgtgtgaaaataataatttgctgtTTGACAGGGGTTTATGTATTTTGTTGGTCAGGACTAGTTACAAgtcaaccagcagagactcaaGGAAGTTACTGTCCAGTAAAGACTGTTGAACGTTTTTTAACAATTGAGGATGTGATCTTGGAATTTTTGAACATGGATATCCTGGCCTCCTAataaaaagcatatttttcagAAATAAACTAAAGATCACCAGTTAATTATTACTTGGCTGTTTGAATCTTACTGTATTATTGTTGTATTCTGCGGTGGTGGCTGTCTCCAGGATGGTGTGAGCTCTCTGGATGAAGGGCTGCAGTCTCTCCTCTACCCTCCGCAGCTCAGACAACATCTCCGCCAACTCAGCCGGGCTTGGATGACTTGGGGAAGAAAGGAGGGCAGAGCTGATTACAATCAAACACAACAACTGTTACCAAAACTTCTCAGTGGTCGTGACAGTGACACATAGATAAAGCATCACTATGTATAAGGATAGAaagatatcatatagagaaaaAGATATACAACTGACAGTAGAATACATGAATCCATTTACTAGTTAGTTTCAATGAAACTTTCTAGTATGAGAAGTAGGCTTGCctcggtagtcggtgttacacggtggttgggcacacaccgattacattacatacCCACAGATTTCACACAACAGGACgtgagagagttgacagacaagacgatggtggaggatttggtgtcgaagcgaaaagcaaaagcgcctatttggcaatatttcagatttaaacccaatgcatTAAGAGAACCATAaggttaatgaggtaatcgccctGAGGAGGAcgttcacagccggtgtgcgttGTGGAGCAGTGCCAGGTGGAAATCTGCGGCCCTGCAgcgaaagctctaccggagatgccagacacacagccacccgacggtaaagagcTAAGTAAGTGCGCCaaacatattgaccgtcatcttttcttgtaaaatgtccggtgtaatcagtaacaccgGCGTTGTCataagtttattaaccggtgggaaaatgtcctcaccgtcacaacCCAAATGAGAAGAAATGACTCCTGCCGTGGCCCCTATGATCTGCTTTATGTTTGCAAAGTTCAGGAATGATCTGCATTGATTCTCTGCTGAataatttcattttcttttcaaattttCCTGACATAAAAAGGTTTCgagtaaaagaaacaaaaatcaaaagtaTGTGGCATAAGTAACAGTCTAAGTCACTGGGAGAGAGGATGTCTTACTTGGGTCCAGGTTGGGGTGTTGGTCCCTCAGATTGAGCTGAAGAGGTGGGTGGAGGTGGGGGAGTTCTTGGAGGTGGGGAGGTGTCCATGGGCTGGGCAGAGGGGGAGGGAGTGGAGGTGGTAGATGAAgatgagggaggagggggagcagcagcagaagttgTCTCTGTTTGGGCGGATGAGTCGCTCGGCCGACCctgaaaaaaagacacaatgcAGCATGCAAATTTGTTACTGATGAGGTGGTGTTTCTCTGGAGCTTTGCTACTGAAGTAATGTGAATGTTGAGCTCTCACCTCCATCCTGTGGATGACATCATTGATGTCCCTCAGCAGATTCTCAGCCAGCACCAGCCTCAGCCTCGGCTCGCTCTGCACTGGTTGGTCCATATCAATGTGCACATTCACAGACCCATTGCTCTGAAatagaaaaagtgaaaaaattaacaaaacacaGGGTGATGCTATGTGGGATTGTATGTTATCAGCAGGTGTCTTACCCCAGTGCTGGTTGTGACTCTGGCATTCCTTGCATTCTCTCCCATACCAGACACCATCTGCTGAACCGACATCTAAACAAGATGAATAACATAATAACAGCAAAGAAGTAATCTACTAtttttaacaacactaaacatgCAAGACAAACCTTCAAACGGTAGTGTTGTTCATGATATGAAACATCTGTGTTACCTCTATCATTTAATTTAACTTATTTTATGTGCGCTCATTTCGTTTCAGCTCAGTGTGGAAGTCTTCACTGTGTTTTGCTGTCATTTACTGGCCAGCTCGTGGCGACCCCGCTTCTCCTCCTCAAACAAGCGTGTGGTGCAAGACTCAACTCATGCATGTGCAGGAGATCAGAGAGAAAGACGTTTGTGTGTTCCGCTCTCAGTACTTTTGTAGCTTCTAACTGAATCTCTGTGGTTAGAAGTttagtttctctcctgtgtcCCTGTTTCTACTTTCAGATATCTGTATGGGTGGGGGAAAAATTGATTAATGtaattcatatttgctccaattctactaactgctgctttaagctgCTAGTcccaagcagagatgaggagcgggctacagaggtctggtgaACTCACTTCTTTGTAATTCCTCTGGAACCACAAAAGGATTcacacaactttttttcacacatgcagtagtactccccaaaaactgtaaacagactttgatgtatATAATCAGTGGAATTCCCCTTTAACAGACTGAACAGGCCAAAACAAGTCACAAAGCAAAACTACCTGTATCTGCTGGGGGTCCATGATGTTGACAGGGAGGTTGAAGGTGCCAAGCATTACATAGCTGT is a window of Sebastes umbrosus isolate fSebUmb1 chromosome 11, fSebUmb1.pri, whole genome shotgun sequence DNA encoding:
- the bag6 gene encoding large proline-rich protein BAG6 isoform X2, giving the protein MEEQTADIEVTVKTLDSQSRTYTVGAQLTVKEFKEHIAPSVGIPVDKQRLIYQGRVLQDERTLADYNVDGKVIHLVERAPPPPSQPGSGSGGTSTDSGPSSSSQGTSQVPPHDRNANSYVMLGTFNLPVNIMDPQQIQMSVQQMVSGMGENARNARVTTSTGSNGSVNVHIDMDQPVQSEPRLRLVLAENLLRDINDVIHRMEGRPSDSSAQTETTSAAAPPPPSSSSTTSTPSPSAQPMDTSPPPRTPPPPPTSSAQSEGPTPQPGPNHPSPAELAEMLSELRRVEERLQPFIQRAHTILETATTAEYNNNTEREEDQRTLILTWECLRLLGNALVALSDLRLNLMSPVPRHLHVVRPFSHYATPVTLPGAVHHHIPVQMNLGATVTVAANSTEGQAPPTQPAGQSEQAGQGQTSSPHTSPSNQQAGPGQAGPRVIRISHQAVPVVMMQMNTDGPGANPAAAGQQMPGQPGALPPDFMRNLMQQISQYAAAVATSATTATGQPAAPQPTPPGYSSTANSSTTTTGPNTPTTTPTAPPPPPHAGPQPQARVVFTRPPFAPNMPPPAFGTRGTTINVRAAMPGQQPGQAFNPAALNQMISGLVGQLLLPGQMPGQTVTSSSSTSTSSSSSFSSSSQTSSGFSSFSFSNSGPTPPPTANTTNPPSQSETNTSEPQSQEMPPDLSQLLGSLLGVTGGAGVGPVGAPSITVTTSGVPAFIQGVSEFMQQAQPIFSPPPPPSGTTPAPAAGPNPTPNAPAGAEALNPELFTGIVRGVLSTMMGSLGQAQNDTESIAQFMQRLSQATNIFISPEDPTGFFGELLMLVCQTFTMSDLVMLLHGQHQPLGRIQPQLSQFFTQNYLNGREPTEENIAAAADSLVNELEEYISESFRESSVTVLEGVDVTQTNMSFFRQQLMHIATHILRCTDDSFGPRLLQMCNQALFECLALNLHCLRGDQRALTAVINHRIRRMSSDISPSLVNWMTSMMTMRLQVILEHIPITQEQIQNYIVHTERDQSSATGTQEPERAQSATIGDTLSPAAATTAEEAMSVSHDTRASSRETRVLPGDLGATGGAAPLGGDMAAAGAEGGSEESARESEAWAAAVPPEWVPIIRCDMMTQRKMKAQPPLSDAYLHGMPAKRRKTGLSGGSLLSLSDAVSQAARTAGVKPITSAERLQDDLETQELKEAYAEQVKADIKKRVREDPDFNTQHSPNAHRAFSSDS
- the bag6 gene encoding large proline-rich protein BAG6 isoform X1 → MEEQTADIEVTVKTLDSQSRTYTVGAQLTVKEFKEHIAPSVGIPVDKQRLIYQGRVLQDERTLADYNVDGKVIHLVERAPPPPSQPGSGSGGTSTDSGPSSSSQGTSQVPPHDRNANSYVMLGTFNLPVNIMDPQQIQMSVQQMVSGMGENARNARVTTSTGSNGSVNVHIDMDQPVQSEPRLRLVLAENLLRDINDVIHRMEGRPSDSSAQTETTSAAAPPPPSSSSTTSTPSPSAQPMDTSPPPRTPPPPPTSSAQSEGPTPQPGPNHPSPAELAEMLSELRRVEERLQPFIQRAHTILETATTAEYNNNTEREEDQRTLILTWECLRLLGNALVALSDLRLNLMSPVPRHLHVVRPFSHYATPVTLPGAVHHHIPVQMNLGATVTVAANSTEGQAPPTQPAGQSEQAGQGQTSSPHTSPSNQQAGPGQAGPRVIRISHQAVPVVMMQMNTDGPGANPAAAGQQMPGQPGALPPDFMRNLMQQISQYAAAVATSATTATGQPAAPQPTPPGYSSTANSSTTTTGPNTPTTTPTAPPPPPHAGPQPQARVVFTRPPFAPNMPPPAFGTRGTTINVRAAMPGQQPGQAFNPAALNQMISGLVGQLLLPGQMPGQTVTSSSSTSTSSSSSFSSSSQTSSGFSSFSFSNSGPTPPPTANTTNPPSQSETNTSEPQSQEMPPDLSQLLGSLLGVTGGAGVGPVGAPSITVTTSGVPAFIQGVSEFMQQAQPIFSPPPPPSGTTPAPAAGPNPTPNAPAGAEALNPELFTGIVRGVLSTMMGSLGQAQNDTESIAQFMQRLSQATNIFISPEDPTGFFGELLMLVCQTFTMSDLVMLLHGQHQPLGRIQPQLSQFFTQNYLNGREPTEENIAAAADSLVNELEEYISESFRESSVTVLEGVDVTQTNMSFFRQQLMHIATHILRCTDDSFGPRLLQMCNQALFECLALNLHCLRGDQRALTAVINHRIRRMSSDISPSLVNWMTSMMTMRLQVILEHIPITQEQIQNYIVHTERDQSSATGTQEPERAQSATVSMIGDTLSPAAATTAEEAMSVSHDTRASSRETRVLPGDLGATGGAAPLGGDMAAAGAEGGSEESARESEAWAAAVPPEWVPIIRCDMMTQRKMKAQPPLSDAYLHGMPAKRRKTGLSGGSLLSLSDAVSQAARTAGVKPITSAERLQDDLETQELKEAYAEQVKADIKKRVREDPDFNTQHSPNAHRAFSSDS
- the bag6 gene encoding large proline-rich protein BAG6 isoform X4; this encodes MEEQTADIEVTVKTLDSQSRTYTVGAQLTVKEFKEHIAPSVGIPVDKQRLIYQGRVLQDERTLADYNVDGKVIHLVERAPPPPSQPGSGSGGTSTDSGPSSSSQGTSQVPPHDRNANSYVMLGTFNLPVNIMDPQQIQMVSGMGENARNARVTTSTGSNGSVNVHIDMDQPVQSEPRLRLVLAENLLRDINDVIHRMEGRPSDSSAQTETTSAAAPPPPSSSSTTSTPSPSAQPMDTSPPPRTPPPPPTSSAQSEGPTPQPGPNHPSPAELAEMLSELRRVEERLQPFIQRAHTILETATTAEYNNNTEREEDQRTLILTWECLRLLGNALVALSDLRLNLMSPVPRHLHVVRPFSHYATPVTLPGAVHHHIPVQMNLGATVTVAANSTEGQAPPTQPAGQSEQAGQGQTSSPHTSPSNQQAGPGQAGPRVIRISHQAVPVVMMQMNTDGPGANPAAAGQQMPGQPGALPPDFMRNLMQQISQYAAAVATSATTATGQPAAPQPTPPGYSSTANSSTTTTGPNTPTTTPTAPPPPPHAGPQPQARVVFTRPPFAPNMPPPAFGTRGTTINVRAAMPGQQPGQAFNPAALNQMISGLVGQLLLPGQMPGQTVTSSSSTSTSSSSSFSSSSQTSSGFSSFSFSNSGPTPPPTANTTNPPSQSETNTSEPQSQEMPPDLSQLLGSLLGVTGGAGVGPVGAPSITVTTSGVPAFIQGVSEFMQQAQPIFSPPPPPSGTTPAPAAGPNPTPNAPAGAEALNPELFTGIVRGVLSTMMGSLGQAQNDTESIAQFMQRLSQATNIFISPEDPTGFFGELLMLVCQTFTMSDLVMLLHGQHQPLGRIQPQLSQFFTQNYLNGREPTEENIAAAADSLVNELEEYISESFRESSVTVLEGVDVTQTNMSFFRQQLMHIATHILRCTDDSFGPRLLQMCNQALFECLALNLHCLRGDQRALTAVINHRIRRMSSDISPSLVNWMTSMMTMRLQVILEHIPITQEQIQNYIVHTERDQSSATGTQEPERAQSATVSMIGDTLSPAAATTAEEAMSVSHDTRASSRETRVLPGDLGATGGAAPLGGDMAAAGAEGGSEESARESEAWAAAVPPEWVPIIRCDMMTQRKMKAQPPLSDAYLHGMPAKRRKTGLSGGSLLSLSDAVSQAARTAGVKPITSAERLQDDLETQELKEAYAEQVKADIKKRVREDPDFNTQHSPNAHRAFSSDS
- the bag6 gene encoding large proline-rich protein BAG6 isoform X5 — encoded protein: MEEQTADIEVTVKTLDSQSRTYTVGAQLTVKEFKEHIAPSVGIPVDKQRLIYQGRVLQDERTLADYNVDGKVIHLVERAPPPPSQPGSGSGGTSTDSGPSSSSQGTSQVPPHDRNANSYVMLGTFNLPVNIMDPQQIQMSVQQMVSGMGENARNARVTTSTGSNGSVNVHIDMDQPVQSEPRLRLVLAENLLRDINDVIHRMEGRPSDSSAQTETTSAAAPPPPSSSSTTSTPSPSAQPMDTSPPPRTPPPPPTSSAQSEGPTPQPGPNHPSPAELAEMLSELRRVEERLQPFIQRAHTILETATTAEYNNNTEREEDQRTLILTWECLRLLGNALVALSDLRLNLMSPVPRHLHVVRPFSHYATPVTLPGAVHHHIPVQMNLGATVTVAANSTEGQAPPTQPAGQSEQAGQGQTSSPHTSPSNQQAGPGQAGPRVIRISHQAVPVVMMQMNTDGPGANPAAAGQQMPGQPGALPPDFMRNLMQQISQYAAAVATSATTATGQPAAPQPTPPGYSSTANSSTTTTGPNTPTTTPTAPPPPPHAGPQPQARVVFTRPPFAPNMPPPAFGTRGTTINVRAAMPGQQPGQAFNPAALNQMISGLVGQLLLPGQMPGQTVTSSSSTSTSSSSSFSSSSQTSSGFSSFSFSNSGPTPPPTANTTNPPSQSETNTSEPQSQEMPPDLSQLLGSLLGVTGGAGVGPVGAPSITVTTSGVPAFIQGAQPIFSPPPPPSGTTPAPAAGPNPTPNAPAGAEALNPELFTGIVRGVLSTMMGSLGQAQNDTESIAQFMQRLSQATNIFISPEDPTGFFGELLMLVCQTFTMSDLVMLLHGQHQPLGRIQPQLSQFFTQNYLNGREPTEENIAAAADSLVNELEEYISESFRESSVTVLEGVDVTQTNMSFFRQQLMHIATHILRCTDDSFGPRLLQMCNQALFECLALNLHCLRGDQRALTAVINHRIRRMSSDISPSLVNWMTSMMTMRLQVILEHIPITQEQIQNYIVHTERDQSSATGTQEPERAQSATVSMIGDTLSPAAATTAEEAMSVSHDTRASSRETRVLPGDLGATGGAAPLGGDMAAAGAEGGSEESARESEAWAAAVPPEWVPIIRCDMMTQRKMKAQPPLSDAYLHGMPAKRRKTGLSGGSLLSLSDAVSQAARTAGVKPITSAERLQDDLETQELKEAYAEQVKADIKKRVREDPDFNTQHSPNAHRAFSSDS
- the bag6 gene encoding large proline-rich protein BAG6 isoform X6, which translates into the protein MEEQTADIEVTVKTLDSQSRTYTVGAQLTVKEFKEHIAPSVGIPVDKQRLIYQGRVLQDERTLADYNVDGKVIHLVERAPPPPSQPGSGSGGTSTDSGPSSSSQGTSQVPPHDRNANSYVMLGTFNLPVNIMDPQQIQMSVQQMVSGMGENARNARVTTSTGSNGSVNVHIDMDQPVQSEPRLRLVLAENLLRDINDVIHRMEGRPSDSSAQTETTSAAAPPPPSSSSTTSTPSPSAQPMDTSPPPRTPPPPPTSSAQSEGPTPQPGPNHPSPAELAEMLSELRRVEERLQPFIQRAHTILETATTAEYNNNTEREEDQRTLILTWECLRLLGNALVALSDLRLNLMSPVPRHLHVVRPFSHYATPVTLPGAVHHHIPVQMNLGATVTVAANSTEGQAPPTQPAGQSEQAGPGANPAAAGQQMPGQPGALPPDFMRNLMQQISQYAAAVATSATTATGQPAAPQPTPPGYSSTANSSTTTTGPNTPTTTPTAPPPPPHAGPQPQARVVFTRPPFAPNMPPPAFGTRGTTINVRAAMPGQQPGQAFNPAALNQMISGLVGQLLLPGQMPGQTVTSSSSTSTSSSSSFSSSSQTSSGFSSFSFSNSGPTPPPTANTTNPPSQSETNTSEPQSQEMPPDLSQLLGSLLGVTGGAGVGPVGAPSITVTTSGVPAFIQGVSEFMQQAQPIFSPPPPPSGTTPAPAAGPNPTPNAPAGAEALNPELFTGIVRGVLSTMMGSLGQAQNDTESIAQFMQRLSQATNIFISPEDPTGFFGELLMLVCQTFTMSDLVMLLHGQHQPLGRIQPQLSQFFTQNYLNGREPTEENIAAAADSLVNELEEYISESFRESSVTVLEGVDVTQTNMSFFRQQLMHIATHILRCTDDSFGPRLLQMCNQALFECLALNLHCLRGDQRALTAVINHRIRRMSSDISPSLVNWMTSMMTMRLQVILEHIPITQEQIQNYIVHTERDQSSATGTQEPERAQSATVSMIGDTLSPAAATTAEEAMSVSHDTRASSRETRVLPGDLGATGGAAPLGGDMAAAGAEGGSEESARESEAWAAAVPPEWVPIIRCDMMTQRKMKAQPPLSDAYLHGMPAKRRKTGLSGGSLLSLSDAVSQAARTAGVKPITSAERLQDDLETQELKEAYAEQVKADIKKRVREDPDFNTQHSPNAHRAFSSDS
- the bag6 gene encoding large proline-rich protein BAG6 isoform X3 encodes the protein MEEQTADIEVTVKTLDSQSRTYTVGAQLTVKEFKEHIAPSVGIPVDKQRLIYQGRVLQDERTLADYNVDGKVIHLVERAPPPPSQPGSGSGGTSTDSGPSSSSQGTSQVPPHDRNANSYVMLGTFNLPVNIMDPQQIQQMVSGMGENARNARVTTSTGSNGSVNVHIDMDQPVQSEPRLRLVLAENLLRDINDVIHRMEGRPSDSSAQTETTSAAAPPPPSSSSTTSTPSPSAQPMDTSPPPRTPPPPPTSSAQSEGPTPQPGPNHPSPAELAEMLSELRRVEERLQPFIQRAHTILETATTAEYNNNTEREEDQRTLILTWECLRLLGNALVALSDLRLNLMSPVPRHLHVVRPFSHYATPVTLPGAVHHHIPVQMNLGATVTVAANSTEGQAPPTQPAGQSEQAGQGQTSSPHTSPSNQQAGPGQAGPRVIRISHQAVPVVMMQMNTDGPGANPAAAGQQMPGQPGALPPDFMRNLMQQISQYAAAVATSATTATGQPAAPQPTPPGYSSTANSSTTTTGPNTPTTTPTAPPPPPHAGPQPQARVVFTRPPFAPNMPPPAFGTRGTTINVRAAMPGQQPGQAFNPAALNQMISGLVGQLLLPGQMPGQTVTSSSSTSTSSSSSFSSSSQTSSGFSSFSFSNSGPTPPPTANTTNPPSQSETNTSEPQSQEMPPDLSQLLGSLLGVTGGAGVGPVGAPSITVTTSGVPAFIQGVSEFMQQAQPIFSPPPPPSGTTPAPAAGPNPTPNAPAGAEALNPELFTGIVRGVLSTMMGSLGQAQNDTESIAQFMQRLSQATNIFISPEDPTGFFGELLMLVCQTFTMSDLVMLLHGQHQPLGRIQPQLSQFFTQNYLNGREPTEENIAAAADSLVNELEEYISESFRESSVTVLEGVDVTQTNMSFFRQQLMHIATHILRCTDDSFGPRLLQMCNQALFECLALNLHCLRGDQRALTAVINHRIRRMSSDISPSLVNWMTSMMTMRLQVILEHIPITQEQIQNYIVHTERDQSSATGTQEPERAQSATVSMIGDTLSPAAATTAEEAMSVSHDTRASSRETRVLPGDLGATGGAAPLGGDMAAAGAEGGSEESARESEAWAAAVPPEWVPIIRCDMMTQRKMKAQPPLSDAYLHGMPAKRRKTGLSGGSLLSLSDAVSQAARTAGVKPITSAERLQDDLETQELKEAYAEQVKADIKKRVREDPDFNTQHSPNAHRAFSSDS